A DNA window from Pseudodesulfovibrio thermohalotolerans contains the following coding sequences:
- a CDS encoding MinD/ParA family protein, with protein MSSHLPLVLSVTSGKGGVGKTNMSVNLAYTLSAAGKKVVLLDADLGLANVDVILGLAPQYNLFHLFHEDMTLDRILYDTPYGFRILPASSGVSDMVNLDKGQKLDLLDAMDSLEDNVDYLIVDTGAGINDNVLYFNLAVQERLLIITPEPTSLTDAYALIKVLKLHHGVEKFRVLVNMVKDVKMAREVYLKLLNACDHFLDGISLDLVGFVPFDQNVRNSVIAQTPFCHKFPKTPASVAVRQTAQKIKTWQVTPNTDGNIKFFWKKLLFHERSVA; from the coding sequence ATGAGCTCGCATCTTCCCCTGGTCCTCTCCGTCACCTCCGGCAAAGGAGGCGTCGGCAAGACCAACATGTCGGTCAATCTGGCCTACACCCTGAGCGCCGCAGGCAAGAAGGTGGTCCTCCTGGACGCTGATCTGGGCCTGGCCAACGTGGACGTCATCCTCGGACTCGCGCCCCAGTACAACCTCTTCCATCTGTTCCATGAAGACATGACCCTGGACCGGATTCTCTACGACACCCCCTACGGGTTCCGCATCCTCCCGGCTTCGTCGGGCGTGAGCGACATGGTCAACCTGGACAAGGGACAGAAGCTCGACCTGCTGGACGCCATGGACTCCCTCGAGGACAACGTGGACTACCTGATCGTGGACACGGGCGCGGGCATCAACGACAATGTACTCTATTTCAACCTCGCCGTGCAGGAACGGCTGCTCATCATCACCCCCGAGCCTACATCCCTGACCGATGCCTACGCGCTCATCAAGGTCCTCAAGCTCCACCACGGAGTGGAAAAATTCCGGGTGCTGGTGAATATGGTCAAGGACGTGAAGATGGCCCGCGAGGTGTACCTCAAGCTCCTGAACGCCTGCGATCATTTCCTCGACGGCATCTCCCTCGACCTTGTCGGATTCGTGCCCTTCGACCAGAACGTGCGCAACTCGGTCATCGCGCAGACTCCGTTCTGCCACAAATTTCCCAAGACCCCGGCCAGCGTGGCAGTCCGTCAGACGGCCCAGAAGATCAAAACCTGGCAAGTAACCCCCAACACCGATGGCAATATTAAATTCTTCTGGAAGAAGCTCCTCTTCCATGAACGATCCGTGGCTTGA
- the flhB gene encoding flagellar biosynthesis protein FlhB yields the protein MIGQEDPSKTERATEKRRTKQREEGNVAKGDEITKVMVLLSGVLILRAMIGFYSDQFTEIYRWTFLEAINFTVDKPMAYTLFTWGLQKMALLVVPFMLVIAFVSFLTMRLQVGSLWTSKPLKPKFGKLFNIMSGIKKIMVSPDALIKLAKSILQAMAVAIAPYIVIRQELPNLLPLFHANVQGILVFILSVGYKMVCYALIPMFVIALVDLWYQRWNYEEQIKMTKDEIKDERKQAEGDPKIKQKQRQKMMEVMASRMFQDIPKADVVITNPTHYAVALQYDPIKAPAPLVLAKGVNKVAERIKEVARENSIPIEENRPLAQALYKQVEIGETIPEEMFQAVAAILAKLEKFKHRQ from the coding sequence ATGATAGGCCAGGAAGATCCGAGTAAAACCGAACGAGCCACGGAAAAACGGCGGACAAAGCAGCGCGAGGAAGGCAACGTCGCCAAGGGTGACGAAATTACCAAAGTGATGGTCCTGCTGTCCGGCGTGCTGATCCTGCGCGCCATGATCGGCTTCTACAGCGACCAATTCACCGAGATCTACCGTTGGACCTTTTTGGAGGCGATCAACTTCACCGTCGACAAGCCCATGGCCTACACGCTGTTCACTTGGGGCTTGCAGAAAATGGCGCTCCTGGTGGTGCCGTTCATGCTGGTCATCGCCTTCGTATCGTTTCTGACCATGCGCCTACAGGTGGGCTCACTGTGGACATCCAAGCCGCTAAAACCGAAATTCGGCAAGCTTTTCAACATTATGAGCGGCATCAAAAAAATTATGGTCAGCCCCGATGCCCTCATCAAGCTGGCGAAAAGCATCCTCCAGGCAATGGCCGTGGCCATAGCCCCCTACATAGTCATCCGACAAGAACTGCCCAACCTGCTGCCCTTGTTTCACGCCAACGTCCAGGGCATCCTCGTCTTCATCCTGTCCGTCGGCTACAAGATGGTCTGCTACGCGCTGATTCCCATGTTCGTCATCGCCCTCGTCGACCTCTGGTATCAGCGTTGGAACTACGAAGAACAGATCAAGATGACCAAGGACGAAATCAAGGACGAACGCAAGCAGGCCGAGGGCGATCCCAAGATCAAACAGAAGCAGCGTCAGAAGATGATGGAGGTGATGGCCTCGCGCATGTTCCAGGACATTCCCAAGGCGGACGTGGTCATCACCAACCCGACCCACTACGCGGTGGCCTTGCAATACGACCCCATAAAAGCTCCCGCTCCCCTTGTGCTGGCAAAAGGCGTGAACAAGGTTGCCGAACGAATCAAGGAAGTTGCGCGGGAAAACTCCATCCCCATCGAAGAGAACCGCCCCTTGGCACAGGCTTTGTATAAACAGGTTGAAATCGGTGAAACCATCCCGGAGGAAATGTTTCAGGCCGTGGCCGCAATCCTGGCGAAGCTGGAGAAATTCAAGCATCGTCAGTAA
- the fliR gene encoding flagellar biosynthetic protein FliR has product MEIFGFNPGDMLSFFLTLFRISVVLFLLPFFGGASIPRPVKGALVLVLSMALWPQLSFPGSMMPTGWNILIMFLGELVLGLILGMLVNFLFAAVQLGGQIIGFQMGFAMVNVVDPITGTSNAVSAHFLYMCTMLTFFVLNGHLYLLKAVGMSFQYIPPGTLLLHPELAKDIFHFSNLMFTLAIKIAAPVMAALFLVDLSLALISRAAPQMHVLILGFPIKITVGFFFLGFIFSIMALYVGDFLSGLSNMYENLMKFGTSTIP; this is encoded by the coding sequence ATGGAGATTTTCGGATTCAACCCGGGCGACATGCTCAGCTTCTTCCTGACGCTCTTCCGCATCAGCGTCGTGCTCTTTCTGCTGCCCTTTTTCGGAGGGGCGTCCATTCCCAGGCCCGTCAAGGGAGCCCTCGTCCTGGTACTTTCCATGGCGCTATGGCCGCAACTTTCCTTTCCCGGCTCCATGATGCCCACCGGCTGGAACATCCTCATCATGTTCCTCGGCGAACTGGTGCTCGGCCTGATCCTCGGGATGCTCGTCAATTTTCTGTTCGCCGCAGTCCAGTTGGGAGGCCAGATCATCGGCTTCCAGATGGGGTTCGCCATGGTCAACGTGGTCGATCCCATCACCGGCACGAGCAACGCGGTCTCGGCCCACTTCCTCTATATGTGCACCATGCTGACGTTTTTCGTCCTCAACGGCCACCTGTACCTCCTCAAGGCCGTGGGCATGAGCTTCCAGTACATCCCGCCGGGAACGCTCCTGCTTCACCCGGAATTGGCCAAAGACATCTTTCATTTCTCCAACCTGATGTTCACCCTGGCCATCAAGATCGCGGCCCCGGTCATGGCCGCCCTGTTCCTGGTGGATCTCTCCCTGGCGCTCATCTCCCGCGCCGCGCCGCAAATGCATGTGCTCATTCTCGGCTTCCCCATCAAAATTACCGTGGGATTCTTCTTCCTTGGCTTCATCTTCAGCATCATGGCCCTGTATGTGGGCGACTTCCTGAGCGGCCTGAGCAATATGTATGAAAACCTCATGAAATTCGGAACTTCCACCATCCCATAA
- the lpxC gene encoding UDP-3-O-acyl-N-acetylglucosamine deacetylase, translated as MSQTTIHRSVRCTGIGLHSGKQVDMVLRPAAEDTGILFALRDGSGSTFLTPAPSLVVETSLATVLGDGRETVATVEHLLATINGMGIDNIHIEVSGKEVPIMDGSAASFVYLLKQAGVRRLNKPRKVMAIKKALDFEQDGKYIKARPYDGLRLDYTIEFAHSRIGRQHLSMEITPENFSQHLAKARTFGFLKEVDYLHANGLALGGSLDNAVVLDEYNILNAEGLRFEDEFVRHKMLDFVGDIATFGSRLQGSFEVFASGHALNNAFLRHLDENRDLYLEEKSQSAPVAEEAIGRERLQPVPAMA; from the coding sequence ATGTCACAGACAACTATACATAGATCAGTACGTTGCACCGGAATCGGACTCCACAGCGGAAAACAGGTGGATATGGTTCTTCGGCCCGCAGCGGAAGACACCGGCATTCTGTTCGCACTGCGCGATGGTTCCGGGTCCACTTTCCTCACTCCCGCCCCGTCCCTGGTCGTCGAGACCAGCCTGGCCACGGTGCTGGGTGACGGACGCGAGACCGTGGCTACTGTCGAGCATCTGCTCGCCACCATCAACGGCATGGGCATCGACAATATCCATATCGAGGTGTCGGGCAAGGAAGTGCCCATCATGGACGGCAGCGCCGCCTCCTTCGTCTACCTGCTCAAGCAGGCCGGAGTTCGCAGGCTGAACAAGCCCCGCAAGGTCATGGCCATCAAGAAAGCTCTGGATTTCGAGCAGGACGGCAAGTACATCAAGGCTCGCCCGTACGACGGCTTGCGGTTGGATTACACCATCGAGTTCGCCCATTCGCGCATCGGCCGCCAGCACTTGTCCATGGAGATCACCCCCGAGAACTTCTCGCAGCATCTCGCCAAGGCCCGTACGTTCGGTTTCCTCAAGGAAGTCGATTACCTTCATGCCAATGGTCTTGCTCTGGGCGGTTCTCTGGACAACGCGGTCGTTCTGGATGAGTACAATATCCTCAACGCCGAGGGACTGCGTTTCGAAGACGAGTTCGTGCGTCACAAGATGCTCGACTTTGTCGGCGACATCGCCACGTTTGGTTCGCGTCTCCAGGGCAGCTTCGAGGTCTTCGCCTCTGGTCACGCCTTGAACAACGCCTTCCTGCGTCATCTGGACGAGAACCGGGACCTCTATCTGGAGGAAAAGTCCCAGTCGGCTCCAGTCGCCGAGGAGGCCATCGGCCGCGAACGGCTTCAGCCTGTTCCCGCCATGGCCTAG
- a CDS encoding flagellar basal body-associated FliL family protein, which produces MVLLVPDDADEVTDAPAEQRKAELDDASTSRATQKVDLDLDDAPFLEDEEEEEEIGDVEVETPLLAGDKAQTKPGLAALLKNKFVLMGLGVILVLLIVIAILLLREPETQLPPPPPPTAEKTDIPEPGPAVEETPQIIIKLDPFLIEQHDKKGDIRFLEISILLSTEDEGLARQFKQETFAVRNALFYYLKNKNLQFLSDKENSERLKRELLVIVNQYMGFGQFDTLMFEQYLVR; this is translated from the coding sequence ATGGTTCTGCTCGTCCCGGATGATGCCGATGAAGTAACCGACGCTCCCGCTGAACAACGAAAAGCGGAGCTGGACGACGCTTCGACGAGCAGAGCCACGCAAAAGGTCGACCTCGACCTCGATGACGCCCCCTTCCTCGAAGATGAGGAAGAGGAAGAGGAAATCGGTGACGTCGAGGTCGAAACTCCGCTCCTCGCCGGGGACAAGGCCCAGACCAAGCCCGGTCTGGCGGCCCTGCTCAAGAACAAATTCGTACTCATGGGCCTGGGCGTCATTCTCGTCCTTCTTATCGTCATTGCCATCCTCCTCCTGCGCGAACCCGAAACGCAACTCCCTCCGCCACCTCCTCCGACCGCGGAAAAAACGGATATCCCCGAGCCGGGACCGGCTGTGGAAGAGACGCCACAGATCATCATCAAGCTCGACCCGTTCCTCATTGAGCAACACGACAAGAAGGGCGACATACGGTTCCTTGAAATCAGCATTCTGCTGTCCACCGAGGACGAAGGACTGGCCCGACAGTTCAAACAGGAGACGTTTGCCGTTCGCAACGCTCTGTTCTATTATCTCAAGAATAAGAATCTCCAGTTTCTGTCCGATAAGGAGAACAGTGAGAGACTTAAAAGAGAACTGCTGGTAATCGTCAACCAGTACATGGGGTTCGGCCAGTTCGACACATTGATGTTCGAACAATATCTTGTGAGGTGA
- a CDS encoding flagellar biosynthesis protein FlhF, translating to MKMKTYRAATSTAAFAKVKSELGNEAVILSNKTVVENGCKCCEIVAAVESAPVRPQRHSKESVVDAALCDSVGWQREWSQIKGQIMALMKPQMDPSKLTPKQRIALEYLEREEVNERVLTHIYCTMRETSDCPVMTALDPLIKATPFRAETWTNTFHAFAGPGGAGKTSSLVRLALRMKKERPGMRLCLATADGGRGKGRLVLKHYAELSGLAFREIITKEDFALLQEESRQFDMILIDLPGLSGQTTLEEWTRLYGLDDCRDLSIHLVMNPYYSTAQFERFVDKYKSEQLASVIWTKLDEACTFGAVLNLAFTSGLPVSALSYGPGIKNSIRPASEEMIWRLMFMRTLPDGNKQP from the coding sequence ATGAAAATGAAGACGTACAGGGCCGCCACCTCCACGGCCGCCTTCGCCAAGGTCAAATCCGAACTCGGCAACGAGGCCGTGATACTGTCCAACAAAACCGTCGTTGAAAACGGATGCAAGTGTTGCGAAATCGTAGCCGCGGTGGAAAGCGCGCCTGTCCGCCCGCAGCGGCACAGCAAAGAAAGCGTGGTGGACGCCGCCCTGTGCGACTCGGTGGGCTGGCAGCGGGAATGGAGCCAGATCAAGGGGCAGATCATGGCGCTGATGAAGCCGCAGATGGACCCGTCCAAGCTCACGCCGAAGCAGCGCATCGCCTTGGAATACCTGGAGCGAGAAGAGGTAAACGAGCGTGTTCTGACCCACATCTACTGCACCATGCGCGAGACCAGCGACTGCCCGGTGATGACCGCTCTGGACCCGCTCATCAAGGCGACTCCGTTCCGAGCCGAGACCTGGACCAACACTTTTCACGCCTTTGCCGGACCCGGTGGCGCCGGAAAGACGTCCAGCCTGGTGCGACTCGCTCTGCGCATGAAAAAGGAGCGCCCCGGCATGAGGCTATGTCTGGCCACCGCCGACGGCGGCCGGGGCAAGGGCCGTCTGGTCCTCAAGCATTACGCCGAATTGAGCGGCCTGGCCTTCCGCGAAATCATCACCAAGGAGGACTTCGCCCTGCTTCAGGAGGAGTCCCGGCAGTTCGACATGATCCTCATCGACCTGCCCGGCCTGTCAGGCCAAACGACTCTTGAAGAGTGGACACGCCTCTACGGCCTGGACGACTGCCGCGACCTGTCGATCCACCTGGTCATGAACCCCTATTACAGCACGGCCCAATTCGAACGGTTCGTGGACAAATACAAAAGTGAACAACTAGCAAGCGTTATCTGGACGAAACTCGATGAAGCCTGTACATTCGGAGCAGTGTTGAACTTGGCGTTCACCAGCGGACTGCCGGTATCCGCCCTGTCCTACGGACCGGGCATCAAAAACAGCATCCGCCCGGCCTCGGAAGAGATGATCTGGCGGCTCATGTTCATGCGCACGTTGCCAGACGGCAACAAACAACCCTAA
- the prmC gene encoding peptide chain release factor N(5)-glutamine methyltransferase: MPRNIQDVLRDCESRLAGVDSPRLSAELLAAHALCCSRLSLNLERGRTLTDEEFDAVDALVSRREAGEPVAYILGSKEFYGLDFAVSSAVLIPRPETEHLVEAVEETYSKEFPFLFADLGTGSGILAVTVASLFPLARGTAVDISADALKVARANGAAHCVGDRIAFHLLDFTRETPEGEFDLVLSNPPYVTEIEFEEASREVTGFEPTGALVSGADGLDHIRAMLPGVVAMLKPGGRFFMEIGCGQGQAIIDIITEKFPQFESVEVRKDLAGLDRVVAARKK, translated from the coding sequence GTGCCCCGAAACATTCAGGATGTTCTCAGGGATTGCGAGTCCCGCCTTGCAGGCGTGGACTCGCCCCGTTTGAGCGCCGAGCTGCTGGCTGCCCACGCCCTCTGCTGTTCGCGCCTGTCCCTGAACCTTGAACGCGGCAGGACGCTGACCGACGAAGAGTTCGACGCCGTGGACGCCCTGGTGTCGCGCCGCGAGGCCGGTGAGCCGGTGGCCTATATTCTCGGTTCCAAGGAATTTTACGGCCTTGATTTCGCGGTTTCGTCCGCAGTGCTCATTCCCCGCCCCGAAACCGAGCATCTCGTGGAGGCCGTGGAAGAGACCTACTCCAAGGAGTTCCCTTTTCTTTTTGCCGATCTCGGCACCGGGTCCGGCATTCTGGCCGTGACCGTTGCGTCACTCTTCCCCTTGGCTCGCGGTACGGCCGTGGACATCAGTGCGGACGCCCTGAAAGTGGCTCGCGCCAATGGGGCAGCCCATTGCGTAGGGGATCGAATTGCATTTCATCTGCTCGATTTCACCAGGGAAACTCCGGAAGGGGAATTCGATCTCGTTCTTTCCAATCCCCCTTATGTGACCGAAATTGAGTTTGAGGAGGCCAGCCGTGAAGTCACCGGATTCGAGCCCACAGGCGCTCTGGTGAGCGGGGCGGATGGGCTCGATCACATTCGGGCGATGCTTCCTGGAGTCGTGGCCATGCTCAAGCCCGGCGGTCGTTTTTTCATGGAAATTGGCTGTGGGCAGGGGCAGGCGATAATAGATATTATTACTGAAAAATTCCCGCAATTCGAGTCGGTTGAGGTGCGAAAAGACCTTGCCGGGCTGGATCGTGTTGTGGCCGCGCGAAAGAAATAA
- the flhA gene encoding flagellar biosynthesis protein FlhA: protein MAQPSAKSAIPKIDYAKFAKQGDILLAGGVVVILFVMLIPLPTPFIDFMLSVSISLGLVILVTSMFMTSPLEFSIFPSLLLVTTLLRLALNVATTRAILLHGDEGTSAAGSVIQSFGEFVVGGNYVIGIVIFMILFILNKTVIVTGTTRIAEVAARFTLDAMPGKQMAIEADLNAGLIDEEQATKKRDDLRREADFYGAMDGAGKFVSGDVKAGLMITAINIVGGFLIGVLQKDMEWMDAAQTYTLLTIGDGLVATIPSLIISTSAGIIVSRAAAEAKMGEEFIGQLSFHHRALKLVSGILVIFGIVPGMPTLPFLTLATIVFGVGHISSKQQHGFAVEQEEKEQKQPATLDTPEEVQALLPLDQLELEVGYGLIPLVDEEQSGNLLSRIRSIRRQFALDMGVVIPSLHLRDNLQLKPGEYRVLIKGNPVASAELLIDHYLAMDPGDARHRIEGVETVEPAFNLPAVWIPGAQKEEAMLAGYTVVDPSTVIATHLTEVFRRNLHEFLGRQETQELLDNLSKRAPKAVESLVPAVLSLGGVQKVLQSLVQENVSIRDLLTIVETLADYGTATQDPTQLTEYVRARMGRTIVKPYLGENGVLPIITLNPKIDEILNHAMRPAEQGGYLALEPGVAQQIIQAINRSTEDAMVADGQPILLVIPQIRSQLAQLLNRFIPTLPVISQAEIPADVKIQSVATVEI from the coding sequence ATGGCCCAACCTTCTGCCAAGAGCGCTATTCCGAAAATCGACTACGCCAAATTCGCCAAGCAGGGCGACATCCTTCTCGCGGGCGGTGTGGTGGTCATCCTCTTCGTGATGCTCATCCCCCTGCCCACCCCGTTCATCGATTTCATGCTCTCGGTCTCCATTTCCCTGGGACTGGTCATCCTTGTGACGTCCATGTTCATGACCTCGCCCCTCGAATTTTCCATTTTCCCGTCCCTGCTGCTGGTCACCACCCTGCTTCGGCTCGCCCTGAACGTGGCCACGACCAGAGCCATCCTGCTGCACGGCGACGAAGGCACATCGGCCGCCGGTTCGGTCATTCAGAGTTTCGGTGAATTCGTGGTCGGGGGCAATTACGTCATCGGCATCGTCATTTTCATGATCCTGTTCATCCTGAACAAGACCGTCATCGTCACCGGTACCACCCGTATCGCCGAGGTCGCCGCCCGATTCACCCTGGACGCCATGCCGGGCAAGCAGATGGCCATCGAGGCCGACCTCAACGCCGGACTGATCGACGAGGAGCAGGCCACCAAGAAGCGCGATGACCTGCGTCGTGAAGCCGACTTTTACGGCGCCATGGACGGTGCGGGCAAGTTCGTTTCCGGAGACGTCAAGGCTGGCCTGATGATTACGGCCATCAACATCGTCGGCGGCTTTCTCATCGGTGTGCTCCAGAAGGACATGGAGTGGATGGACGCGGCCCAGACCTACACCCTGTTGACCATCGGTGACGGTCTGGTGGCTACCATCCCCTCGCTCATCATCTCCACCTCGGCGGGCATCATCGTCTCCCGCGCGGCAGCCGAAGCCAAGATGGGCGAGGAGTTCATCGGACAGCTTTCCTTCCATCACAGGGCTCTCAAGCTCGTCTCCGGCATCCTTGTCATTTTCGGCATCGTTCCCGGAATGCCCACCCTGCCCTTCCTGACCCTGGCCACCATTGTCTTCGGCGTCGGGCACATTTCGTCCAAACAGCAGCACGGTTTCGCCGTGGAGCAGGAGGAAAAGGAGCAGAAGCAGCCCGCCACTCTGGACACCCCGGAGGAAGTCCAGGCCCTGCTTCCCCTGGACCAACTGGAACTCGAAGTCGGTTATGGACTCATCCCCCTGGTGGACGAGGAACAGAGCGGCAACCTGTTGTCGCGGATTCGCTCCATCCGCCGCCAGTTCGCCCTGGACATGGGCGTGGTCATCCCGTCCCTGCACCTGCGCGACAACCTGCAGCTCAAGCCCGGCGAATACCGCGTGCTCATCAAGGGCAACCCCGTGGCCAGCGCCGAACTGCTCATAGACCATTACCTTGCCATGGACCCAGGCGACGCCAGACACCGCATCGAGGGCGTGGAAACCGTGGAGCCGGCCTTCAACCTTCCGGCCGTGTGGATTCCCGGAGCCCAGAAGGAAGAGGCCATGTTGGCGGGGTACACAGTAGTCGACCCGTCCACGGTCATCGCCACGCACCTTACCGAGGTCTTCCGGCGCAACCTGCACGAATTCCTGGGGCGGCAAGAAACCCAGGAGCTGCTCGACAACCTTTCCAAGCGCGCTCCCAAGGCTGTGGAATCCCTGGTGCCCGCAGTGCTCAGCCTCGGCGGCGTCCAGAAGGTCCTCCAATCCCTGGTCCAGGAAAACGTGTCCATCCGCGACCTCCTGACCATCGTGGAAACCCTCGCGGACTACGGCACAGCCACCCAGGACCCCACGCAGCTCACGGAGTATGTCCGAGCCCGCATGGGCCGGACCATCGTCAAACCGTATCTCGGCGAGAACGGAGTGTTGCCCATCATCACCCTGAACCCGAAGATCGACGAAATTCTGAACCATGCCATGCGTCCGGCTGAACAAGGCGGCTACCTGGCCCTTGAGCCCGGCGTGGCGCAACAGATCATCCAGGCCATCAACCGTTCCACCGAGGACGCCATGGTGGCCGACGGCCAACCCATCCTGTTGGTCATCCCGCAGATCAGATCGCAACTGGCGCAACTTCTGAACAGGTTCATCCCGACGCTCCCGGTCATTTCCCAGGCCGAGATTCCGGCGGACGTCAAAATCCAGTCAGTCGCAACCGTTGAAATCTAG
- the prfA gene encoding peptide chain release factor 1 encodes MFGKLEEIEEKYVKLEQELAQPDIFNDQERYKKVSKAHADLGEVVEVFRKYKQLSQDLEDNREMMGDSDPDIRDMAKAELEDIEERLPVLEDQLKVLLLPKDPMDEKNIILEIRAGTGGDEAALFAADLYRMYTRYAEINRWKVEEMSANHTGSGGYKEVIASISGDKVYSKLKYESGTHRVQRVPATESQGRIHTSAVTVAIMPEAEEVDVHIRPEDLRVDVFRSSGPGGQSVNTTDSAIRVTHIPSGLVVICQDEKSQHKNKAKALKVLRSRLLQVEQDKAKAEEEAARRSQVGSGDRSERIRTYNYPQGRVSDHRINLTLHKLPQVMEGELQELTDALISYFQAEALKRQGD; translated from the coding sequence ATGTTTGGCAAGCTTGAAGAGATTGAGGAAAAATATGTCAAGTTGGAGCAGGAGCTTGCTCAACCCGATATTTTCAACGACCAGGAGCGTTACAAAAAGGTCTCCAAGGCCCATGCCGATCTGGGCGAGGTAGTTGAGGTCTTCCGCAAGTACAAGCAGCTTTCGCAGGATCTCGAAGACAACCGAGAGATGATGGGCGACTCCGACCCGGATATCCGGGACATGGCCAAAGCCGAACTTGAGGATATCGAGGAGCGCCTGCCCGTGCTGGAGGATCAGCTCAAGGTCCTGCTGCTGCCCAAGGACCCCATGGACGAAAAGAACATTATTCTTGAAATCCGAGCGGGTACTGGCGGCGACGAGGCTGCATTGTTCGCGGCGGACCTGTACCGCATGTATACCAGGTATGCCGAGATCAACCGCTGGAAGGTCGAGGAGATGAGCGCCAACCACACGGGTTCCGGCGGCTACAAGGAAGTCATCGCCTCCATTTCCGGCGACAAGGTCTACAGCAAGCTCAAGTACGAGTCCGGCACTCACCGGGTGCAGCGCGTTCCGGCCACCGAATCCCAGGGCCGTATCCACACCTCGGCCGTAACCGTGGCCATCATGCCCGAGGCGGAAGAGGTGGACGTGCATATTCGTCCCGAGGATCTGCGTGTGGACGTGTTCCGTTCCTCCGGTCCCGGCGGTCAGTCGGTCAACACCACAGACTCCGCCATCCGCGTGACGCACATTCCTTCCGGGTTGGTGGTCATCTGCCAGGACGAAAAGTCCCAGCACAAGAACAAGGCCAAGGCCCTCAAGGTTCTGCGCTCCCGTCTGTTGCAGGTCGAGCAGGACAAGGCCAAGGCTGAGGAAGAGGCCGCCCGTCGGAGCCAGGTCGGGTCCGGCGACAGGTCCGAGCGTATCCGCACCTACAACTATCCCCAGGGCCGCGTGTCCGATCATCGCATCAACCTGACCCTGCACAAGCTTCCCCAGGTCATGGAGGGCGAGTTGCAGGAGTTGACCGATGCGCTGATAAGCTACTTCCAGGCCGAAGCGCTCAAGCGGCAGGGCGATTAA
- a CDS encoding FliA/WhiG family RNA polymerase sigma factor encodes MAILNSSGRSSSSMNDPWLELEQGVRHWDDFSPRDRENIVRYYSPKIRILALRLKAKLPQSVELNELISAGSLGLLDALGKFNPELGIKFDTYSENRIKGAMLDELRRMDWFSRGLRQKVKVLEDSMRQIEHETGSPATTEQLCELTGMSDREVQQGLEALNNQVCLSLDSFQDNLIGPKKMTDNEPFQSAAFQEIVDKVANLIEELTPREKLVISLYYGEELNMKETSEVMDITEGRVSQLHSQALNKLRKTFRARYENE; translated from the coding sequence ATGGCAATATTAAATTCTTCTGGAAGAAGCTCCTCTTCCATGAACGATCCGTGGCTTGAGCTGGAACAAGGCGTCAGGCATTGGGACGATTTTTCGCCGAGGGACCGGGAAAACATCGTTCGATACTACTCGCCCAAAATCCGCATCCTGGCCCTGCGACTCAAGGCGAAGCTGCCACAGAGCGTCGAGCTCAACGAGCTCATCAGCGCGGGCAGCCTCGGCCTTTTGGACGCCCTCGGAAAGTTCAACCCGGAATTGGGGATCAAATTCGACACCTATTCGGAGAACCGCATCAAGGGGGCCATGCTCGACGAACTGCGGCGCATGGACTGGTTCTCCAGGGGGCTGCGCCAGAAGGTCAAGGTGCTTGAGGACTCCATGCGCCAGATCGAGCACGAGACCGGCTCTCCCGCCACCACCGAACAGTTGTGCGAACTCACCGGCATGTCGGACCGGGAAGTGCAGCAGGGGCTTGAGGCCCTGAACAACCAGGTCTGCCTGAGTCTCGATTCCTTCCAGGACAATCTCATCGGCCCAAAAAAAATGACCGACAACGAGCCGTTCCAGTCGGCCGCCTTCCAGGAGATTGTTGACAAAGTAGCCAATCTCATTGAAGAATTGACTCCAAGAGAAAAATTGGTCATATCTCTTTATTACGGGGAGGAGTTGAACATGAAGGAGACCTCCGAGGTTATGGACATAACCGAGGGCCGCGTTTCACAGCTTCACTCCCAGGCCTTGAATAAATTGAGAAAAACGTTCAGAGCTCGCTACGAAAACGAGTAG
- a CDS encoding chemotaxis response regulator CheY, with protein MAYDTNMRILVVDDFSTMRKIIKNILRQLGFNNIVEADDGSTAWDTLNKDNIDFIVSDWNMPTMSGIELLRKVRASEEYSDIPFLMVTAEAQQENIIEAVQAKVSNYIVKPFTPETLGQKIEKIFA; from the coding sequence ATGGCGTACGATACCAATATGCGCATCCTGGTTGTAGACGATTTTTCCACCATGCGTAAAATCATCAAGAACATCCTGCGCCAACTGGGCTTCAACAACATCGTCGAAGCCGACGACGGCTCCACAGCATGGGACACGCTCAACAAGGACAACATCGACTTCATCGTTTCCGACTGGAACATGCCCACCATGTCCGGTATCGAACTGCTCCGCAAGGTGCGCGCCAGCGAGGAGTATTCGGACATCCCCTTCCTGATGGTCACCGCAGAGGCCCAGCAGGAAAACATCATCGAGGCCGTCCAGGCCAAGGTGTCCAATTACATCGTCAAGCCGTTCACTCCCGAGACCCTGGGCCAGAAGATCGAAAAAATCTTCGCCTAA